The genomic region taaattttatatataatatatacatctTTATTTATTAGTATACTCCCGCTGGAAACTTgataaacaaattattagGAAGAACAAGGATGAATCATAATCCATTGACGGAAGAACAattaatgaataatttttaccagCCTGAAGGATTCAATTCAGAAAGAAGCGGATATAATATATCGTATCGTCCTGTATAATTGCCCTATTAAAAACacacatattatatatttatgtatttaattaACTCTCATTATACACATAAGTTTATCCTAAAcaaggaaattttttttaactaatataatgcataataagaaatgaaattatttattatataaaaagtgcTCTCTATTAGTATAAGAATATTAACGTAAAAAGATTATTATTTatccaaataaaaattacaaatatacgtatattatttacagaaaatataatggcaaattattatttttttcatatgtaataaatgtccaaataaataaattattttatcaaatcTTCGATCATATATAAGATGATACGCttcaataaattatattaatgtgcctaatatattaaataatatttattatatcttAAATTATGTTTCTTACAAGATaattgtaaatttattaataaatgtaatgaacaataataaatattataatgtatcataatataatgctattgataaatatttattattacatatattacaAAGGATCCTATAATTTTCTGTATATTTCTTACGTAATAGCATCTTATATACTAATATgtaatgtatgtatataatgtGACAAAGAGAACATGTTATATTagtacattatatatttttattatcatttctGTAAttgataataattaaaaaagtattaTTTTCCTAATAATCcacttattattatattagcATTATTGTACtgatatattaatataatgataataaaaatattttatttttttacctacaCAACTGTTAAGTGTTCATGAATTATGTGCATGCAACATATAGTAAATTATagtgtagaaaaaaata from Plasmodium vivax scf_5145 genomic scaffold, whole genome shotgun sequence harbors:
- a CDS encoding variable surface protein Vir29, truncated, putative (encoded by transcript PVX_054690A), producing the protein YTPAGNLINKLLGRTRMNHNPLTEEQLMNNFYQPEGFNSERSGYNISYRPV